In a single window of the Candidatus Rokuibacteriota bacterium genome:
- a CDS encoding YdcH family protein, whose translation MADPESLIARLSAENPEFRQLQEEHARHEQELKELNSRGFLTADQQWRVSELKKLKLMGKDQMESMVRHARDAAHA comes from the coding sequence ATGGCCGATCCGGAATCGCTGATCGCGCGTTTGTCCGCCGAGAACCCCGAGTTCCGCCAGCTCCAGGAAGAGCACGCCCGACACGAGCAGGAGCTGAAGGAGCTCAACAGTCGCGGGTTCCTCACGGCGGACCAGCAGTGGCGGGTCAGCGAGCTCAAGAAGCTCAAGCTGATGGGCAAGGACCAGATGGAGTCGATGGTCCGTCACGCGCGCGACGCCGCGCACGCCTGA
- the tmk gene encoding dTMP kinase, whose protein sequence is MRGLLITVEGVEGSGKTTHCKRLGQWLSARGLEVVLTSEPDGTPLGSAMRGLFETDGVAPTPLTQTFLFMAARQQHVAQVIRPALARGAVVVSDRYADATLAYQGFGGGMELETIRDLNALATGGVMPDLTILLDLDPAEGIRRISDRPLDAFEKMDPAFHRRVREGYLEIARAEKNRVVVLSAAQPNDALHAAVVRAVEGLLLKQEAGRGA, encoded by the coding sequence ATGCGCGGGCTCCTCATCACCGTTGAGGGCGTGGAAGGCTCGGGCAAGACCACTCATTGCAAGCGCTTGGGGCAGTGGCTCAGCGCCCGCGGGCTCGAGGTGGTCCTGACCAGCGAGCCCGACGGCACGCCGCTCGGCTCGGCCATGCGTGGTCTCTTCGAGACGGACGGCGTGGCGCCGACGCCCCTGACGCAGACGTTCCTCTTCATGGCGGCGCGCCAGCAGCACGTCGCCCAGGTCATCCGCCCGGCGCTCGCGCGCGGGGCCGTCGTCGTCTCCGACCGCTACGCCGACGCAACGCTCGCCTACCAGGGATTCGGCGGCGGCATGGAGCTCGAGACCATCCGGGATCTCAACGCGCTCGCCACGGGCGGCGTCATGCCGGACCTGACGATTCTCCTCGACCTCGACCCCGCGGAAGGCATCAGGCGGATCAGCGACCGCCCGCTCGACGCCTTCGAGAAGATGGACCCGGCCTTTCACCGCCGCGTGCGCGAGGGCTATCTCGAGATCGCGCGCGCCGAGAAGAACCGGGTCGTCGTGCTCAGCGCCGCGCAGCCCAACGACGCGCTCCACGCCGCGGTCGTCCGCGCGGTCGAAGGATTGCTGCTGAAGCAGGAGGCGGGCCGTGGCGCTTGA
- the moaC gene encoding cyclic pyranopterin monophosphate synthase MoaC, translating to MPPSREAPGFRGLSHLTPSGDARMVDVSPKKETAREAVARVVLKMRPATLSAIRAGQMAKGDVLGVARTAGIMAAKRTPDLIPLCHPLRITGCDIAFALDPKRSTVTIEARVRTVDKTGVEMEALTAAAVAGLTVYDMVKAVDRGVVLSGLCLLEKSGGKSGIWRRRKP from the coding sequence ATGCCGCCGTCACGGGAGGCGCCGGGGTTTCGCGGCCTCTCCCACCTGACGCCGTCCGGCGACGCCCGGATGGTGGACGTCTCGCCGAAGAAGGAAACGGCCCGGGAAGCGGTGGCCCGCGTCGTGCTGAAGATGCGCCCCGCCACGCTCAGCGCGATCCGTGCCGGGCAGATGGCCAAGGGTGACGTGCTGGGCGTGGCGCGCACGGCCGGCATCATGGCGGCCAAGCGTACCCCCGATCTGATCCCCCTCTGCCACCCGCTGCGCATCACCGGCTGCGACATCGCCTTCGCCCTCGACCCCAAGCGCTCGACCGTCACCATCGAGGCGCGCGTCCGCACCGTGGACAAGACGGGCGTCGAGATGGAGGCGCTGACCGCCGCGGCCGTCGCCGGGCTCACGGTCTACGACATGGTCAAGGCGGTGGACCGGGGCGTGGTGCTGTCGGGGCTGTGTCTCCTCGAGAAGTCCGGCGGCAAATCCGGTATCTGGCGGCGCCGGAAGCCGTGA
- a CDS encoding ABC transporter ATP-binding protein, whose product MTLVVELSGIRVVHDGRAVLDVPDLSVAQGEVLAVIGPNGAGKSSLLRVIGALETPAAGTVRFQGEPVVAESALAVRRRMASVFQEPLLADTTVFDNVAMGLRFRGVARGQVETRVARWLARFAIAPLASRPARTLSGGEAQRAALARALVVEPELLLLDEPFSALDQPTREALIGDLGRILREERITTVLVTHDHEEAMVLADRVGVLIDGRLVQLDVTSRVFRAPASEEVARFVGVETMIECRVLSSQGGVSLIEAGGQSMEVAQAAVPGERVRLCLRAEDVTLKTGSPPPGAALPPNRLKGTVARLSPVGLHVRVSVDCGFPLTALVTQRAVEELGLGEGVKVTVQFKATAPHLLKSGKP is encoded by the coding sequence ATGACCCTTGTCGTCGAGCTCTCGGGCATCCGCGTCGTCCACGACGGCCGCGCCGTCCTCGACGTGCCGGATCTCTCCGTGGCGCAGGGAGAGGTGCTCGCGGTCATCGGGCCCAACGGCGCGGGCAAGTCGAGCCTCCTCCGCGTGATCGGCGCCCTCGAGACGCCCGCCGCGGGGACCGTGCGCTTCCAGGGCGAGCCGGTTGTCGCCGAGTCGGCGCTGGCGGTGCGGCGGCGCATGGCGAGCGTCTTCCAGGAGCCGCTCCTCGCCGACACGACGGTCTTCGACAATGTCGCCATGGGCCTGCGCTTCCGCGGCGTCGCGCGCGGGCAGGTCGAGACGCGGGTCGCCCGCTGGCTCGCGCGCTTCGCCATCGCTCCACTGGCGTCGCGCCCGGCGCGCACGCTCTCGGGCGGGGAGGCCCAGCGCGCGGCGCTCGCCCGGGCGCTCGTCGTCGAGCCCGAGCTGCTTCTGCTGGACGAGCCCTTCTCGGCGCTCGACCAGCCGACGCGCGAAGCCCTCATCGGTGACCTCGGCCGCATCCTCCGCGAGGAGCGCATCACCACGGTCCTCGTGACTCACGACCATGAAGAAGCGATGGTGTTAGCCGACCGGGTGGGGGTGCTGATCGACGGGCGGCTGGTTCAGCTCGATGTCACCTCGCGCGTCTTCCGCGCGCCGGCATCGGAGGAGGTCGCGCGCTTCGTCGGCGTGGAGACGATGATCGAGTGCCGCGTGCTCTCCTCGCAGGGCGGGGTTTCGCTCATCGAGGCCGGAGGCCAGAGCATGGAGGTCGCGCAGGCCGCCGTACCCGGCGAGCGGGTGCGCCTCTGTCTCCGGGCCGAGGACGTCACGCTCAAGACGGGCTCGCCGCCCCCCGGCGCGGCGCTCCCCCCCAATCGCCTCAAGGGGACGGTCGCGCGGCTCAGCCCCGTCGGGCTCCATGTGCGCGTCTCCGTTGACTGCGGCTTCCCGCTGACGGCCCTCGTGACGCAGCGTGCCGTCGAGGAATTGGGCCTGGGAGAAGGGGTCAAGGTCACCGTCCAGTTCAAGGCCACGGCACCTCATCTTTTAAAAAGCGGGAAGCCTTGA
- a CDS encoding xanthine dehydrogenase family protein molybdopterin-binding subunit produces MSGRLDPNPGKKLVGELVGTSVRRKEDDRLLRGAGRYTDDFALPGMLWLAVVRSPHAHARIAKIDGSDAARIPGVAAVLTRAELPALGGSVPPLVPAPEFHPYHHPVLAAERVTHAGEAVAVVVADTAYIAADAVERVRVEYEPLPAAATVEAALAPGAPRVHESWPGNLAGVSESGTGSVADGFARADAVVEMQLYYPRVAGMPIEPRAVLASHDPAAGLLTVWLSTQVPFAVRSAIAGVLGMAEEHVRVIAPEVGGGFGVKGHVYPEDILVPAVARHLGRPVKWIETRHEHFMTAAADRDQAHKARLGVTRDGAIVALETEFTRDHGAHTTLGEAITYNTINHLVGPYRVPNFHGVGRNVVTHKTFAAAYRGAGRPEANFVLDRLLDRAARQIGMDPADLRRKNLVRLGEMPWRTGLTYRDGVPIAYDPADYVKMFDLTLEKLGYAGWRAEQAGRRGTSHPIGLGISAYIEGTGIGPFEGANVRVDPGGTVFVDIGVSSQGQAHETTLAQICADVLSVPLEQVVIRGGDTQLVGYGMGTIASRVAAVAGPAVSRAAHETARKARIVAASIFECAPEDVVLEQGRIMVAGVPSKSLPLAAVAKAAVRSRALADAGGPGLNACAFHYPGTVAWAFGVHAVALEVDVESCALRFLKYVAAHDCGRPINPMIVEGQIHGGLAQGVGTALGEELIYDEAGQLLTGTFMDYPMPRASIMPPLEIHHLDFPSPVNELGIKGVGESGVVSPAAAIGNAVEDALWDRGVRVTRVPLTPARIFELLRVGNPAR; encoded by the coding sequence CTGAGCGGACGCCTGGACCCCAACCCCGGCAAGAAACTGGTCGGCGAGCTGGTCGGCACCTCCGTCCGGCGCAAGGAAGACGACCGGCTCCTGCGCGGCGCCGGCCGCTACACCGATGACTTCGCGCTGCCCGGCATGCTCTGGCTCGCCGTCGTGCGGAGCCCCCACGCTCACGCGCGCATCGCCAAGATCGACGGCTCGGATGCCGCGCGGATCCCCGGCGTCGCCGCGGTGCTGACGCGGGCCGAGCTGCCAGCCCTCGGAGGTTCCGTCCCGCCGCTCGTCCCCGCGCCGGAGTTCCACCCCTATCACCATCCCGTGCTGGCGGCCGAGCGGGTCACGCATGCGGGCGAAGCCGTGGCCGTCGTCGTCGCGGACACCGCGTACATCGCAGCCGACGCCGTCGAGCGCGTCCGCGTGGAATACGAACCGCTGCCGGCGGCGGCCACCGTCGAGGCGGCGCTCGCCCCGGGGGCGCCGAGAGTCCACGAGAGCTGGCCGGGCAACCTGGCGGGAGTGTCCGAATCCGGGACGGGCAGCGTCGCCGACGGCTTCGCCAGGGCCGACGCCGTGGTCGAGATGCAGCTCTACTACCCGCGGGTCGCGGGTATGCCGATCGAGCCGCGCGCGGTATTGGCCTCACACGATCCCGCGGCAGGTCTGCTCACGGTCTGGCTCTCGACCCAGGTGCCTTTCGCGGTGCGGAGCGCCATCGCGGGCGTGCTCGGCATGGCCGAGGAACATGTGCGCGTGATCGCTCCTGAAGTCGGCGGCGGCTTCGGGGTCAAGGGCCACGTCTATCCCGAGGACATCCTGGTGCCTGCGGTCGCGCGGCACCTCGGGCGCCCGGTCAAGTGGATCGAGACGCGGCACGAGCATTTCATGACGGCGGCGGCCGATCGCGACCAGGCGCACAAGGCACGGCTCGGCGTCACGAGGGACGGCGCCATCGTGGCACTAGAAACGGAGTTTACTCGGGACCACGGCGCTCATACGACGCTCGGCGAGGCCATCACCTACAACACCATCAATCACCTGGTCGGCCCTTACCGCGTCCCCAACTTCCACGGCGTGGGGCGCAATGTCGTGACCCACAAGACCTTCGCCGCCGCGTATCGCGGCGCGGGGCGCCCCGAGGCCAACTTCGTCCTGGACCGCCTCCTCGACCGCGCCGCGCGGCAGATCGGCATGGACCCGGCCGATCTCAGGCGGAAGAACCTCGTGCGCCTCGGGGAGATGCCGTGGCGGACGGGGTTGACGTACCGCGACGGCGTGCCCATCGCCTACGACCCGGCGGACTACGTGAAGATGTTCGACCTCACGCTCGAGAAGCTCGGCTACGCGGGCTGGCGCGCCGAGCAGGCCGGGCGCCGCGGGACGTCACACCCCATCGGGCTCGGGATCTCCGCCTACATCGAGGGCACCGGCATCGGGCCCTTCGAGGGCGCCAATGTCCGCGTGGACCCGGGCGGCACCGTCTTCGTCGACATCGGCGTGTCCTCCCAGGGCCAGGCCCACGAGACTACCTTGGCGCAGATCTGCGCCGATGTCCTCTCGGTGCCGCTCGAGCAGGTGGTGATCCGCGGCGGCGACACTCAGCTCGTCGGCTACGGCATGGGCACAATCGCGAGCCGCGTGGCGGCCGTCGCCGGTCCCGCCGTCTCTCGCGCCGCGCACGAGACCGCCCGCAAGGCCAGGATCGTCGCCGCGAGCATCTTCGAATGCGCTCCCGAGGACGTCGTGCTCGAGCAGGGGCGGATCATGGTGGCGGGAGTGCCGAGCAAGAGCCTGCCGCTGGCCGCTGTGGCGAAGGCCGCGGTGCGGAGCCGCGCGCTCGCGGATGCGGGCGGCCCCGGGCTCAACGCCTGCGCCTTCCACTACCCGGGCACCGTCGCCTGGGCCTTCGGCGTCCACGCCGTCGCGCTCGAGGTGGACGTCGAGTCGTGCGCGCTCCGCTTCCTCAAGTACGTCGCGGCGCACGACTGCGGCCGGCCCATCAACCCGATGATCGTCGAGGGGCAGATCCACGGCGGGCTGGCCCAGGGCGTCGGCACGGCGCTCGGCGAGGAGCTGATCTATGACGAAGCGGGCCAACTCCTGACCGGCACCTTCATGGATTACCCGATGCCGCGCGCTTCGATCATGCCGCCGCTCGAGATCCACCACCTCGACTTTCCGTCGCCGGTCAACGAGCTCGGCATCAAGGGCGTGGGCGAGAGCGGCGTGGTCTCCCCCGCCGCCGCCATCGGCAACGCCGTCGAGGACGCGCTCTGGGACCGCGGCGTCCGCGTCACGCGCGTGCCTCTCACGCCCGCGCGCATCTTCGAGCTGCTCCGCGTCGGCAACCCCGCGCGTTAA
- a CDS encoding cupin domain-containing protein codes for MEIHELLERRVARFTDRVADWDAFADARVEGFRRAQHRLIGAGASGKGDARAIPAEHFTLSIMYVPPGQGNAPHTHPIEEAFFILEGKVKVFLEDGKGGRAETVLGKWDCISCPADVVHGFENVGLEGAYLQVMLGAAQPGLMGYADPELAKQRDAHLRPTRA; via the coding sequence ATGGAGATCCACGAGCTGCTAGAGCGCCGCGTTGCGCGCTTCACGGACCGCGTAGCAGACTGGGACGCCTTCGCGGACGCGCGCGTCGAGGGCTTCCGCCGCGCCCAGCACAGGCTAATCGGCGCCGGCGCCTCGGGCAAGGGCGACGCCAGGGCGATCCCCGCCGAGCACTTCACGCTGTCCATCATGTACGTGCCGCCCGGACAGGGAAACGCGCCCCACACGCATCCCATCGAGGAGGCCTTCTTCATCCTCGAGGGCAAGGTCAAGGTCTTCCTCGAGGACGGCAAGGGCGGCCGCGCCGAGACCGTGCTCGGCAAGTGGGACTGCATCTCCTGCCCGGCCGACGTCGTCCACGGCTTCGAGAACGTGGGCCTCGAGGGCGCGTATCTACAAGTGATGCTGGGCGCCGCCCAGCCGGGACTCATGGGCTACGCCGACCCCGAGCTCGCGAAGCAGCGCGACGCGCATCTCCGGCCGACCCGCGCCTGA
- a CDS encoding cyclic 2,3-diphosphoglycerate synthase, with translation MTSTPTRVVILGAAGRDFHNFNAVYRDDARVEVVAFTATQIPGIAGRRYPPGLAGPRYPHGIPIEPEEDLERMIRERGVDQVVFAYSDVSHEQVMHLASRTLAAGADFALLGPKRTMLRSPKPVVAVCAVRTGCGKSAVSRRVARILGKRGRRVAVVRHPMPYGDLLAERVQRFAAAADLDRAQVTIEEREEYEPHLEAGSVVWAGVDYAEILERAAAEADVIVWDGGNNDLPFFAPTVHLCLVDPLRPGHESRYHPGEANLRMAHVAVIVKEDTAGPQAVERTRAAIREINPAARIVDARMPIRIEDPEAVRGRRVLAVEDGPTLTHGGMSLGAAALAALALGATLVDPRPWARGSIREIFAGYPALGPVLPAMGYDAAQRADLEATINAVPCDTVLLGTPMDLRRGLTLRHPVTRARYEMEEAGPLSLVEVLEGL, from the coding sequence ATGACAAGCACGCCAACCCGCGTCGTGATCCTCGGAGCGGCCGGCCGCGACTTCCACAACTTCAACGCGGTCTATCGCGACGACGCGCGCGTGGAGGTCGTGGCGTTCACGGCGACGCAGATCCCCGGCATCGCGGGGCGCCGGTACCCGCCGGGGCTCGCGGGCCCGCGCTATCCGCACGGCATCCCTATCGAGCCCGAGGAGGATCTCGAACGGATGATCCGCGAGCGCGGCGTTGACCAGGTGGTCTTCGCCTACAGCGACGTCAGCCACGAGCAGGTGATGCATCTCGCCAGCCGGACACTGGCAGCCGGCGCCGACTTCGCTCTGCTCGGGCCCAAGCGAACCATGCTGCGCTCGCCCAAGCCGGTGGTCGCCGTCTGCGCCGTGCGCACCGGCTGCGGCAAGAGCGCCGTCAGCCGGCGTGTGGCGCGCATCCTGGGCAAGCGCGGCCGGCGCGTGGCCGTCGTGCGCCATCCCATGCCATACGGCGACCTCCTGGCCGAGCGCGTCCAGCGGTTCGCCGCCGCCGCCGATCTCGACCGCGCGCAGGTCACGATCGAGGAGCGCGAGGAGTACGAGCCGCACCTCGAGGCCGGCAGCGTCGTGTGGGCGGGCGTGGACTACGCGGAGATCCTCGAGCGGGCTGCGGCGGAGGCGGACGTCATCGTCTGGGACGGCGGCAACAACGACCTGCCCTTCTTCGCTCCCACGGTCCATCTCTGCCTCGTGGATCCGCTCAGGCCGGGTCACGAGTCGCGCTATCACCCGGGCGAGGCCAACCTCCGCATGGCGCACGTCGCGGTGATCGTGAAGGAGGACACGGCCGGGCCGCAGGCCGTGGAGCGCACCCGCGCGGCCATCCGAGAGATCAACCCAGCCGCGCGCATCGTGGACGCCCGCATGCCCATCCGCATCGAGGACCCCGAGGCCGTCAGAGGCCGCCGCGTACTCGCGGTCGAGGACGGCCCGACCCTCACCCACGGCGGCATGAGCCTGGGCGCCGCGGCGCTCGCGGCGCTCGCACTCGGCGCCACGCTCGTGGATCCGAGGCCCTGGGCCCGCGGCAGCATCCGGGAGATCTTCGCAGGCTATCCCGCGCTCGGCCCCGTGCTGCCCGCCATGGGCTATGACGCCGCGCAGCGCGCCGACCTCGAGGCGACCATCAACGCCGTGCCGTGCGACACCGTGCTCCTCGGCACGCCCATGGACCTGCGCCGCGGTCTCACGCTGCGTCATCCGGTGACCCGCGCGCGATACGAGATGGAAGAAGCCGGGCCGCTGTCACTCGTCGAGGTGCTCGAGGGGCTGTGA
- a CDS encoding acetoin utilization protein AcuC, producing the protein MKTALVHSEEWRRFDYSPEHPLRMERLGLTWRLMEAYGLTSGPKLKVLTPEPASVEAITRFHSREYLEILRAVSAGDSVPHAARYGLGAGDNPIFPGLWEAALLVAGGSLLASRLVLDNEATRAFHFAGGLHHAMPERASGFCYVNDAVLAIMELRRRDWKVAYVDIDAHHGDGVQFAFYADPRVLTISSHERGDRLFPGTGFVEEMGEGEGIGYSVNLPLQPYTDDAVYEPAFEAVVPPLLRAFEPDVVVLQLGIDSHRTDPLTHLAWTVQGFTKIVSRLLELSPRVVALGGGGYDLPNVARAWTAAWAAMNGAEVPAEIPRACQKELAAHGLKSMRLWDPPLELPADTRQWAEEYAMRQVKAIREHIFPLHGL; encoded by the coding sequence GTGAAGACCGCGCTCGTCCATTCAGAGGAGTGGCGGCGCTTCGACTACAGCCCCGAGCACCCGCTCCGGATGGAGCGCCTGGGCCTGACGTGGCGGCTCATGGAAGCCTACGGCCTCACGTCGGGGCCGAAGCTCAAGGTGCTGACACCCGAGCCCGCCTCCGTCGAGGCCATCACCCGCTTCCACAGCCGCGAGTACCTCGAGATCCTGCGCGCCGTCAGCGCGGGCGACTCGGTGCCTCACGCCGCGCGCTACGGGCTCGGCGCCGGTGACAACCCGATCTTCCCGGGCCTCTGGGAGGCGGCTCTACTCGTGGCCGGCGGCTCGCTGCTGGCCTCGCGGCTCGTCCTCGACAACGAAGCGACGCGCGCCTTCCACTTCGCGGGCGGGCTCCACCACGCCATGCCCGAGCGCGCCTCGGGCTTCTGCTACGTCAACGACGCGGTGCTGGCCATCATGGAGCTGCGCCGGCGCGACTGGAAGGTCGCCTACGTGGACATCGACGCGCATCACGGAGACGGCGTCCAGTTCGCCTTCTACGCGGACCCGCGCGTGCTGACGATCTCGAGCCACGAGCGCGGCGACCGGCTCTTCCCGGGCACAGGCTTCGTCGAGGAGATGGGTGAGGGCGAGGGGATCGGCTATTCGGTCAACCTGCCGCTCCAGCCCTACACGGACGACGCGGTCTACGAGCCCGCGTTCGAGGCCGTGGTGCCGCCGCTCCTGCGCGCCTTCGAGCCCGACGTGGTTGTGCTCCAGCTCGGTATCGACTCGCACCGGACCGATCCGCTGACCCATCTCGCGTGGACGGTGCAGGGCTTCACGAAGATTGTGTCGCGCCTGCTCGAGCTGTCGCCGCGCGTGGTCGCGCTGGGCGGAGGCGGCTACGACCTGCCGAACGTCGCGCGGGCGTGGACCGCGGCGTGGGCCGCGATGAACGGCGCGGAGGTCCCCGCCGAGATCCCGCGCGCCTGCCAGAAGGAGCTGGCCGCCCATGGTCTGAAGAGCATGCGACTGTGGGACCCGCCGCTCGAGCTGCCCGCCGACACGCGGCAGTGGGCTGAGGAGTACGCCATGCGTCAGGTCAAGGCCATCCGCGAGCACATCTTCCCGCTCCACGGGCTGTAG
- a CDS encoding zinc-binding dehydrogenase: MRGVVFLGERKLEIQEFPDPTPGPGEVVLAIKASGMCGSDLHPYRAAGNAAAALGLGSGGPVIAGHEPCGVVAAVGAGVPAGFAPVGARVMNHHYKGCGRCKHCRVGWSQLCRGGITVYGMTGHGGHAPFMKAPAFTMVPLPDELSFEEGAAVSCGTGTAYGALKRIDASGRDTLAVFGQGPVGLSATMLGHAMGARVIAVDVSAERLKLAKEFGADAVVNSKESDPVAAIHDLTHGEGAETTMDCTGVAEARVAAVRSAGTWGRVALVGEGGTATFDISQHLLRRQLTIHASWTFSAMGQAECARFIVDKKVPLKKLLTHRFRLDEADQAYKLFDTQTTGKGVFVF, from the coding sequence ATGCGCGGCGTCGTCTTTCTCGGAGAGCGGAAGCTGGAGATCCAGGAATTCCCCGATCCCACCCCGGGGCCGGGCGAGGTCGTCCTCGCCATCAAGGCGTCGGGCATGTGCGGCAGCGACCTGCACCCCTACCGCGCAGCCGGCAATGCCGCGGCCGCGTTGGGGCTGGGCAGCGGCGGGCCCGTCATCGCGGGCCACGAGCCCTGCGGCGTGGTGGCGGCCGTCGGCGCCGGCGTGCCGGCCGGCTTCGCGCCCGTCGGCGCGCGGGTGATGAATCACCACTACAAGGGCTGCGGACGCTGCAAGCACTGCCGCGTCGGCTGGTCCCAGCTCTGTCGGGGCGGCATTACCGTCTACGGCATGACGGGGCACGGCGGCCACGCGCCGTTCATGAAGGCGCCCGCGTTCACCATGGTTCCGCTGCCCGACGAGCTGTCTTTCGAGGAAGGCGCGGCCGTCTCCTGCGGCACCGGCACGGCCTATGGCGCGCTCAAGCGCATCGACGCCTCGGGACGCGACACGCTCGCGGTGTTCGGCCAGGGTCCTGTCGGGCTCTCCGCGACGATGCTGGGGCACGCCATGGGCGCGCGCGTCATCGCCGTGGACGTCTCCGCCGAGCGGCTCAAGCTCGCCAAGGAGTTCGGCGCCGACGCGGTGGTCAATTCGAAGGAAAGCGACCCGGTCGCCGCCATCCACGACCTGACTCACGGCGAGGGCGCCGAGACGACGATGGACTGCACGGGGGTCGCCGAGGCGCGCGTGGCCGCCGTCAGGAGCGCCGGCACCTGGGGGCGCGTCGCCCTTGTCGGTGAGGGCGGCACCGCGACCTTCGACATCAGCCAGCACCTGCTGCGCCGCCAGCTGACCATCCACGCCTCGTGGACCTTCAGCGCGATGGGGCAGGCCGAGTGCGCGCGCTTCATCGTGGACAAGAAGGTGCCGCTCAAGAAACTCCTGACCCACCGCTTCAGGCTGGACGAGGCCGACCAGGCCTACAAGCTCTTCGACACTCAGACAACGGGGAAAGGGGTCTTCGTCTTTTAG
- a CDS encoding DUF2306 domain-containing protein — METAIRLTLWVHVLAGAVALVVAPIALMTLKGGPTHRRWGKVYFWAMAVVAATAIVVGFWRSILFLVLTAVFSFYAALSGYRVLYRKRPDLGQRPSALDWAAAGITLAASATLVILGIAKPTPRFQELSTVAIAFGFVGLSIAGFDVLRFVRPPADKRAWWYKHMANMIGSYIAAVTAFSVVNFHSLPSTVRWLWPTMVGTPLIAIWITYYKRRFSAPKAGAAAPAV; from the coding sequence ATGGAGACAGCGATACGGCTCACGCTGTGGGTCCACGTCCTGGCGGGCGCGGTGGCGCTCGTCGTCGCGCCGATCGCGCTGATGACCCTCAAGGGCGGCCCGACTCACCGGAGATGGGGCAAGGTCTACTTCTGGGCGATGGCGGTGGTCGCGGCGACGGCCATCGTGGTCGGCTTCTGGAGATCGATCCTGTTCTTGGTGCTGACGGCGGTGTTCAGCTTCTACGCGGCGCTTTCCGGCTACCGCGTGCTCTATCGCAAGCGCCCCGATCTCGGCCAGCGTCCTTCGGCGCTCGACTGGGCCGCCGCCGGGATCACGCTCGCGGCGAGCGCGACACTGGTGATACTCGGCATCGCCAAGCCGACGCCCAGATTCCAGGAGCTCTCCACGGTCGCCATCGCCTTCGGCTTCGTCGGGCTCTCCATCGCCGGCTTCGACGTCCTGCGATTTGTCCGTCCGCCGGCCGACAAGCGGGCGTGGTGGTACAAGCACATGGCCAACATGATCGGGTCCTACATCGCGGCCGTCACGGCCTTCTCGGTGGTGAACTTCCACAGCCTACCGTCGACGGTGCGCTGGCTCTGGCCGACCATGGTGGGCACGCCCCTCATCGCGATCTGGATCACCTACTACAAGCGCCGCTTCAGCGCCCCCAAGGCCGGGGCGGCGGCGCCGGCGGTTTAA
- a CDS encoding DNA polymerase III subunit, whose product MALDAIEGQAEAVELLRRAVEGGRVAHAWAFIGPHGAGRRTTALAFARALVAPSGGAAASRVDRGLHPDVHLLGPTPPASNPKGTPAIRVENIRELERLASLKPAEAPWKVFIVDEAETMTGAAPQAFLKTLEEPPARTVIILVLSQARALPATVLSRCQIVRFRPRAAEGAVALLPSGAGEDRERALGWLAQAQTGGVEAVLRIGEAVGRDREAALAAVETCWLWYRDLLCAHGGADARFAVFGDAVRAAGRRGAGAPPSEANEIQERAAGRRGAGAPPSEANEIQRPDGSGRSLDEVVAGLSACREAWQAIQGSVSPRLTVEVLLSRLTKAA is encoded by the coding sequence GTGGCGCTTGACGCGATCGAGGGCCAGGCCGAGGCGGTGGAGCTCCTCCGCCGCGCCGTCGAGGGAGGCCGCGTCGCGCACGCTTGGGCCTTCATCGGCCCGCACGGCGCCGGGCGCAGGACGACGGCGCTGGCTTTCGCCAGGGCGCTGGTGGCGCCATCGGGCGGCGCCGCCGCCTCGCGGGTGGACCGCGGTCTCCACCCCGACGTCCACCTCCTCGGCCCTACGCCGCCCGCGAGCAACCCCAAGGGCACGCCCGCCATCCGCGTCGAGAACATCCGCGAGCTGGAGCGGCTGGCGTCGCTCAAGCCCGCCGAGGCGCCGTGGAAGGTCTTCATCGTGGACGAGGCGGAGACCATGACGGGGGCGGCGCCCCAGGCCTTCCTGAAGACACTCGAGGAGCCGCCGGCGCGCACCGTGATCATCCTGGTCTTGAGCCAGGCCCGCGCGCTGCCGGCAACGGTCCTCTCGCGCTGCCAGATCGTCCGCTTCCGTCCCCGCGCCGCCGAGGGCGCCGTCGCGCTCCTGCCCAGCGGCGCCGGCGAGGACCGGGAGCGCGCGCTCGGATGGCTCGCGCAGGCGCAGACGGGCGGCGTCGAGGCCGTCCTCCGGATCGGTGAGGCCGTCGGCCGCGACCGCGAGGCGGCGTTGGCCGCGGTCGAGACCTGCTGGTTGTGGTACCGGGATCTTCTGTGCGCGCACGGCGGCGCCGATGCCCGTTTCGCGGTGTTTGGCGATGCAGTGCGAGCCGCAGGACGTCGTGGGGCGGGGGCCCCACCGTCCGAGGCGAACGAAATCCAGGAGCGAGCCGCAGGACGTCGTGGGGCGGGGGCCCCACCGTCCGAGGCGAACGAAATCCAGAGACCGGATGGATCGGGGCGCTCGCTGGACGAAGTCGTGGCGGGTCTTTCCGCCTGCCGTGAAGCGTGGCAGGCTATCCAAGGAAGCGTCTCACCTCGGCTCACGGTCGAGGTGCTGCTGAGCCGCCTGACGAAGGCGGCATAG